From a single Capsicum annuum cultivar UCD-10X-F1 chromosome 12, UCD10Xv1.1, whole genome shotgun sequence genomic region:
- the LOC107849952 gene encoding protein BIG GRAIN 1-like B → MLCSLPLYIIRHYIFYLPPYKADNKEIDYHFRSFTLCCFHHLTTARQGVIFVISVVLINMEKYKYPKEYPCSPSFSSTLLGSIYHSIDQAGKEKKPRNFNSSTSSSSYGLNNGPKPIRTSISTKQEKFDHKHQHPRGLNFYDFSLAKEKAKQHEDGFKKTKSRAMKIYRGLKKVKQPISPGGRLSTFFNSLFTNGRKTKISSHDHEERKLSKNIISGPRGHKSLDIGQQNIEARKGTNRNYIHEVKFHKNIEMFEEDEDEDGSCTSSDLFELDNFSSIGLMELHVL, encoded by the exons ATGCTATGCTCTCTCCCGTTGTACATCATACGCCATTATATTTTCTATCTCCCTCCTTATAAAGCAGACAATAAAGAGATTGATTATCATTTTCGCTCTTTCACCTTGTGTTGTTTTCATCATCTCACTACTGCAAGACAAGGAGTAATCTTTGTTATCTCAGTTGTTCTTATAAACATGGAAAAATATAAGTACCCAAAAGAGTACCCTTGCAGTCCCTCCTTCTCTTCTACACTTCTTGGCTCTATTTACCACTCCATAGACCAAGCTggcaaagagaagaaaccaagaAACTTTAATTCAAGTACTAGCTCTTCTAGCTATGGTCTTAATAATGGGCCTAAACCAATTAGAACTAGCATTTCAACTAAACAAGAAAAGTTTGATCACAAGCACCAACATCCCAGAGGCCTAAACTTTTATG ATTTTTCTCTAGCAAAGGAAAAAGCTAAACAACATGAAGATGGTTTTAAGAAGACAAAGTCGAGAGCTATGAagatttatagaggattgaagaAAGTTAAGCAGCCAATTTCTCCTGGAGGTAGACTATCAACTTTCTTTAACTCACTTTTTACAAATGGGAGAAAAACAAAGATTTCCTCACATGATCATGAGGAGAGAAAATTAAGCAAGAATATTATTAGTGGTCCACGTGGGCACAAGAGTTTGGACATAGGCCAACAAAATATTGAGGCTAGAAAAGGAACTAATAGAAATTATATTCATGAAGTAAAATTCCACAAGAATATTGAAAtgtttgaagaagatgaagacgAAGATGGAAGTTGCACAAGTTCTGATCTATTTGAGCTTGATAATTTTTCTTCCATTGGATTAATGGAATTGCATGTCCTATAA